In Chaetodon trifascialis isolate fChaTrf1 chromosome 2, fChaTrf1.hap1, whole genome shotgun sequence, one DNA window encodes the following:
- the lbx1b gene encoding transcription factor LBX1b, translating into MMTSKEVAKCDAVENRRRSPLDHLPPPANSNKPLTPFSIEDILNKPSVKRSYTICGTAHLISSSEKHRPSSIPLSSRALLTQTSPLCALEELASKTFKGLEVSVLQAAEGRDGMTLFGQRSTPKKRRKSRTAFTNHQIYELEKRFLYQKYLSPADRDQIAQQLGLTNAQVITWFQNRRAKLKRDLEEMKADVESAKAIGQVPLDKLAKLADLEKCANGTLGHPRGESPARGGQQEHELAQKLRTSPLSPFSDHTTSKECSEDEDVEIDVDD; encoded by the exons ATGATGACATCCAAAGAAGTGGCCAAATGTGATGCAGTGGAAAACAGGAGGCGAAGTCCGCTGGACCACTTGCCGCCTCCTGCCAACTCCAACAAGCCGCTGACCCCCTTCAGCATCGAGGACATCCTCAACAAACCGTCTGTGAAACGAAGTTACACAATTTGCGGCACGGCTCATCTAATTTCGTCCTCTGAGAAGCACCGTCCGTCCAGCATCCCTCTGTCCAGCCGGGCTCTCCTCACCCAAACCTCCCCGCTCTGCGCGCTAGAGGAGCTGGCCAGCAAGACCTTCAAAGGGCTGGAAGTCAGCGTTTTACAGGCTGCGGAAG GCCGGGACGGGATGACTCTGTTCGGCCAGAGGAGCACCCCGAAGAAGCGTCGGAAGTCTCGAACGGCTTTCACCAATCACCAAATCTACGAGCTGGAGAAGCGCTTCCTGTACCAGAAGTACCTGTCCCCGGCCGACCGGGACCAGATCGCACAGCAGCTGGGCCTGACAAACGCGCAGGTCATCACGTGGTTTCAGAACCGGAGGGCCAAGCTAAAACGGGacctggaggagatgaaggccGACGTGGAGTCGGCAAAGGCCATCGGCCAGGTCCCCTTGGACAAGCTCGCCAAGCTGGCGGACCTGGAGAAATGCGCCAACGGCACGCTGGGCCACCCGCGAGGCGAGTCCCCCGCGCGGGGCGGCCAGCAGGAGCACGAGCTCGCTCAGAAACTGCGGACGTCGCCGCTGTCTCCGTTCTCAGACCACACAACTAGTAAAGAGTGCTCAGAGGACGAGGACGTGGAGATTGATGTGGATGACTGA